The following are encoded together in the Drosophila sechellia strain sech25 chromosome 3R, ASM438219v1, whole genome shotgun sequence genome:
- the LOC6618691 gene encoding tubby-related protein 4 isoform X3 — translation MHLHFERNINTKCDCTILSLSWMGKVPDDIPEDEGWKLNRTNYYQEGWLATGNVRGIVGVTFTTSHCRKNMDYPLRTNYNLRGHRSDVILVKWNEPYQKLASCDSSGIIFVWIKYEGRWSIELINDRNTPVTHFSWSHDGRMALICYQDGFVLVGSVAGQRYWSSMLNLESTITCGIWTPDDQQVYFGTTQGQVIVMDVHGAMVSQVQLSNDVPITSMAWSCEKFKMEEGEEAEPGVTNAAKRSFVLAVSFQNGYIYLLKSFDDVSPAHINTCLNGALGMVMEWSNSRELLAVAGTLRTGVDGTNTEDMGTPSCYTNLVKFYTETGTCLYQAHIPCSTATVSAITWGHNDKRLFIATGTQVHIAWVSRRVASLQLLCRLEIQASVGSESLLPLLPLPSRIKSLIGNLFAQTIRCCVPDLKSLRDFVSRPPLCSTRLHCTMIRHDDDSNLSSGTCYTLYLEYLGGLVPLLKGKRTSKIRPEFVIFDPQVNDSPLYFQYSAEAKSSSGSSQSTTTGNSGRTDSSDSDFEERSRFGSPRTPRKKRVRPKRRNQAGDRLSASGGGLSNDPDSLDELAYVDTLPEQEVKLVEVTSNIWGTKFKIHGLAKTVPANLGQVTYKTSLLHLQPRQMTLVITELRDDFPPGPDPSFNPNIFSEDEDEHHQHQGIHHDAVPQVNVITTQDGASLKPPIIPQRRLPDGASAPLIAPMSPRPNRILARHKNSLTVNGERGSGSSAGLSPLARAESYDDDSSNESQEAGAAGSQSTTVLLHQAPSNGSGPGPSCSKSITRPKTISSFKNSYSRSSSNSSCQSRHAISPLYCDGAVPTLQSPKNAVAPSDIIFERPAVPAAGQTTLMSYSSNADYANNVVQVKNALMSEPVRSANSHVNPVPLNLNLNLERMDARVKCTAPTTSSTAKRREMLYIDEETQSPTPTPSSSSMKRTPTVVSIAPALPDSITRSCSVGYLDSVAITPSDEALSALRKDAPNKRLILVDKKRNRRKRQQQEDARRHKLQQTGKSKSLDSCDLLSLQTKLSSKEHEQVVRKLQEISDSSACSSAANTLCFKCRNNMSPNSACKRCQPSASSVLDEITAVVPTVEPAKESPAVQAKPAPKKRFDVITSFTDSPLFTRKHRFGIGRSKETAGTENSTPLLGRKQDNGFSFVKQLSEVRWRRKEPLAQAQVNGSSNASTLERQHQPEITGAACGTVEATPVEAKASVSLHTQALTTLENIISRLRDLDEGRLTPPSTPQRLPRSSPASPAASKKNKRQQSNSPIRHILNSPLLNRRQRKKQSIIESSDDEGNQTNGSGEESNNAGNGKQYRDLETFQKAQLRQKRGKIEPNGSASCANPAPVRREFVMHNKAPMWNEMSQVYQLDFGGRVTQESAKNFQIEFRGKQVMQFGRIDGNAYTLDFQYPFSALQAFAVALANVTQRLK, via the exons GACGAGGGATGGAAGCTGAACCGCACCAACTACTACCAGGAGGGATGGCTGGCCACGGGCAATGTGCGCGGCATTGTGGGCGTGACATTTACCACCTCACATTGCCGCAAGAACATGGACTATCCGTTGAGGACCAACTACAACCTGCGCGGGCATAGATCGGAT GTTATCCTGGTCAAGTGGAATGAGCCTTATCAAAAACTAGCCTCCTGCGATAGTTCGGGCATCATCTTTGTGTGGATCAAGTACGAGGGTCGCTGGTCCATCGAGCTGATCAACGATCGGAACACGCCGGTGACCCACTTCTCCTGGTCACACGATGGCCGCATGGCGCTTATCTGCTACCAGGATGGCTTCGTTCTGGTAGGATCTGTGGCTGGGCAGCGATATTGGTCCTCCATGCTCAATCTGGAGTCCACCATTACCTGCGGCATTTGGACGCCCGACGACCAGCAGGTGTACTTCGGCACCACCCAGGGTCAGGTTATCGTAATGGATGTTCACGGAGCGATGGTCTCGCAGGTTCAGCTGTCCAACGATGTGCCCATCACCTCGATGGCCTGGTCCTGCGAGAAGTTCAAGATGGAGGAGGGCGAGGAGGCGGAGCCCGGTGTAACCAATGCGG CCAAGCGCTCCTTTGTCCTGGCAGTAAGCTTCCAGAATGGATATATCTACTTGCTAAAGTCGTTTGACGACGTCTCACCCGCACATATCAACACATGCCTTAACGGCGCCCTTGGCATGGTCATGGAGTGGAGCAATTCCCGCGAGCTGCTCGCCGTCGCAGGAACGCTGCGAACCGGAGTCGACGGAACGAACACAGAGGACATGGGCACGCCCAGTTGCTACACGAATCTGGTCAAGTTCTACACGGAAACGGGCACATGTCTGTATCAGGCTCATATTCCCTGCAGCACCGCCACCGTTTCGGCCATCACCTGGGGCCACAACGACAAGCGACTGTTCATCGCCACGGGGACACAGGTTCACATCGCCTGGGTCTCCAGACGGGTGGCCTCCCTGCAGTTGCTGTGCCGCCTGGAGATCCAGGCGAGCGTCGGATCCGAgtcgctgctgcccctgctgccgttGCCTTCTAGGATTAAGTCTCTCATTGGCAATCTGTTTGCTCAAACGATAAGA TGCTGTGTACCTGACCTCAAGTCGCTGCGTGATTTTGTTTCGCGACCACCGCTCTGCTCCACACGGCTGCACTGTACCATGATCCGGCACGACGACGACTCCAATCTGAGCTCCGGCACATGCTATACGCTTTATCTGGAGTACCTGGGCGGCTTGGTGCCACTGCTCAAGGGCAAGCGCACCTCCAAGATTCGTCCTGAGTTTGTCATCTTTGATCCCCAAGTTAATG ATTCCCCCTTGTACTTTCAATACTCCGCGGAGGCCAAGAGCTCCTCGGGCTCCAGCCAGTCCACCACCACGGGGAACAGTGGGCGCACCGACTCATCGGACAGTGACTTTGAGGAGAGATCACGTTTTGGCTCCCCACGCACTCCTCGCAAGAAGCGAGTGCGTCCAAAGAGACGAAATCAAGCGGGCGATCGGCTTAGCGCTTCTGGTGGCGGGTTAAGCAACGATCCCGATAGCCTGGATGAACTGGCCTATGTGGACACACTGCCGGAG CAGGAAGTCAAGCTGGTCGAGGTGACCTCCAACATTTGGGGAACCAAGTTCAAGATCCATGGACTTGCCAAAACCGTCCCAGCCAATTTAGGCCAAGTAACTTATAAGACGTCCCTACTGCATTTGCAGCCGCGTCAAATGACGCTGGTCATCACCGAGCTGCGCGACGATTTTCCACCTGGTCCCGATCCCAGCTTTAATCCGAACATATTCTctgaggacgaggacgagcaTCACCAGCACCAGGGAATACATCACGATGCAGTGCCGCAGGTTAATGTGATCACCACTCAGGATGGGGCTTCATTAAAGCCGCCGATAATACCGCAACGTCGCCTCCCCGATGGAGCATCTGCACCATTGATAGCGCCCATGTCACCACGTCCAAATCGAATCCTGGCGCGACACAAGAACTCTTTGACTGTGAACGGAGAACGAGGATCTGGCTCGTCGGCGGGCTTGAGTCCACTAGCGCGAGCGGAGAGCTACGATGATGATTCATCTAATGAATCCCAGGAGGCAGGAGCTGCAGGCAGCCAGTCAACCACTGTGCTTCTGCACCAGGCTCCGTCGAATGGCTCGGGTCCTGGACCCAGCTGCAGTAAGAGCATAACGCGTCCCAAGACGATCAGCAGCTTCAAAAACAGCTACAGCCGCTCCAGCTCCAATTCCAGCTGCCAGTCGCGTCACGCCATCTCGCCACTGTACTGCGATGGAGCAGTGCCCACGCTGCAGAGTCCCAAGAATGCAGTGGCTCCCTCGGACATCATCTTCGAGCGTCCAGCAGTTCCCGCCGCTGGCCAGACCACCCTGATGTCGTACTCGAGCAATGCGGACTATGCCAATAATGTGGTTCAGGTGAAGAATGCTCTAATGTCGGAGCCAGTGCGCTCGGCCAACAGTCATGTGAATCCCGTGCCGCTGAACCTCAATCTAAATCTGGAGCGAATGGATGCGCGGGTTAAGTGCACAGCGCCAACCACATCCTCGACGGCCAAGCGACGGGAAATGTTGTACATCGATGAGGAGACGCAATCGCCAACGCCCACGCCAAGTAGCAGCAGCATGAAACGAACGCCAACGGTGGTTTCAATAGCTCCCGCTTTGCCCGATTCCATCACACGCAGCTGCAGCGTGGGATATCTGGATTCGGTTGCCATCACGCCATCCGACGAAGCGCTGTCCGCTCTGCGTAAGGATGCGCCAAATAAGCGGCTGATACTGGTGGACAAGAAGAGGAATCGCCGGAAAAGGCAACAGCAGGAGGATGCCCGGCGGCACAAGCTGCAGCAAACTGGGAAGTCCAAGAGCCTGGACTCCTGCGACCTGTTGTCCCTACAGACTAAGCTGTCCAGCAAGGAGCACGAGCAGGTGGTGCGCAAGCTGCAGGAGATATCCGATAGCAGCGCCTGCAGCAGTGCGGCCAACACATTGTGCTTCAAGTGTCGCAACAACATGAGCCCCAACAGTGCCTGCAAACGGTGTCAGCCCTCGGCGAGCTCCGTCCTCGATGAGATTACAGCCGTCGTGCCCACTGTGGAGCCGGCCAAGGAGTCTCCTGCGGTGCAGGCCAAGCCAGCGCCCAAGAAACGCTTCGATGTTATCACTAGCTTCACCGACTCGCCACTTTTTACGAGGAAACATCGATTTGGAATCGGCCGCAGTAAGGAAACGGCGGGCACTGAAAACTCCACTCCACTGCTGGGCAGAAAGCAGGACAATGGCTTCAGCTTTGTGAAGCAGCTGTCCGAGGTGCGTTGGAGGCGCAAGGAACCGCTAGCCCAGGCGCAAGTTAATGGTTCTAGTAATGCCAGTACTTTAGAGCGGCAACACCAGCCGGAGATCACGGGAGCAGCTTGTGGCACAGTGGAAGCCACACCAGTGGAGGCCAAAGCTTCGGTTTCTCTGCATACTCAG GCTCTCACTACTTTGGAGAATATAATAAGCCGTCTTCGTGATCTAGACGAGGGTCGTCTGACGCCTCCTTCAACCCCACAACGACTGCCTCGAAGTTCTCCAGCGTCTCCGGCAGCCAGCAAAAAGAACAAAAGGCAGCAGAGCAACTCCCCCATTCGCCACATATTGAACTCTCCGCTTTTGAATCGGCGTCAGCGCAAAAAACAGAGTATTATCGAGAGCTCCGATGATGAGGGTAACCAGACCAATGGATCCGGTGAGGAGAGCAACAACGCGGGCAATGGCAAGCAGTATCGCGACCTGGAGACCTTCCAAAAGGCTCAACTGCGTCAGAAA CGCGGCAAGATTGAGCCGAATGGCAGTGCTAGTTGTGCCAATCCAGCGCCAGTGCGTCGTGAATTTGTGATGCACAACAAGGCGCCCATGTGGAATGAGATGAGCCAGGTGTATCAGCTGGACTTTGGCGGTCGCGTTACCCAGGAGTCTGCCAAGAACTTCCAAATCGAGTTTCGTGGCAAGCAG GTCATGCAATTCGGTCGCATTGATGGAAATGCCTACACCCTGGATTTCCAGTATCCATTCTCCGCCCTCCAGGCCTTCGCCGTGGCTCTGGCCAATGTGACACAGCGACTTAAGTAA
- the LOC6618691 gene encoding tubby-related protein 4 isoform X4, with translation MHLHFERNINTKCDCTILSLSWMGKVPDDIPEDEGWKLNRTNYYQEGWLATGNVRGIVGVTFTTSHCRKNMDYPLRTNYNLRGHRSDVILVKWNEPYQKLASCDSSGIIFVWIKYEGRWSIELINDRNTPVTHFSWSHDGRMALICYQDGFVLVGSVAGQRYWSSMLNLESTITCGIWTPDDQQVYFGTTQGQVIVMDVHGAMVSQVQLSNDVPITSMAWSCEKFKMEEGEEAEPGVTNAAKRSFVLAVSFQNGYIYLLKSFDDVSPAHINTCLNGALGMVMEWSNSRELLAVAGTLRTGVDGTNTEDMGTPSCYTNLVKFYTETGTCLYQAHIPCSTATVSAITWGHNDKRLFIATGTQVHIAWVSRRVASLQLLCRLEIQASVGSESLLPLLPLPSRIKSLIGNLFAQTIRCCVPDLKSLRDFVSRPPLCSTRLHCTMIRHDDDSNLSSGTCYTLYLEYLGGLVPLLKGKRTSKIRPEFVIFDPQVNDSPLYFQYSAEAKSSSGSSQSTTTGNSGRTDSSDSDFEERSRFGSPRTPRKKRVRPKRRNQAGDRLSASGGGLSNDPDSLDELAYVDTLPEEVKLVEVTSNIWGTKFKIHGLAKTVPANLGQVTYKTSLLHLQPRQMTLVITELRDDFPPGPDPSFNPNIFSEDEDEHHQHQGIHHDAVPQVNVITTQDGASLKPPIIPQRRLPDGASAPLIAPMSPRPNRILARHKNSLTVNGERGSGSSAGLSPLARAESYDDDSSNESQEAGAAGSQSTTVLLHQAPSNGSGPGPSCSKSITRPKTISSFKNSYSRSSSNSSCQSRHAISPLYCDGAVPTLQSPKNAVAPSDIIFERPAVPAAGQTTLMSYSSNADYANNVVQVKNALMSEPVRSANSHVNPVPLNLNLNLERMDARVKCTAPTTSSTAKRREMLYIDEETQSPTPTPSSSSMKRTPTVVSIAPALPDSITRSCSVGYLDSVAITPSDEALSALRKDAPNKRLILVDKKRNRRKRQQQEDARRHKLQQTGKSKSLDSCDLLSLQTKLSSKEHEQVVRKLQEISDSSACSSAANTLCFKCRNNMSPNSACKRCQPSASSVLDEITAVVPTVEPAKESPAVQAKPAPKKRFDVITSFTDSPLFTRKHRFGIGRSKETAGTENSTPLLGRKQDNGFSFVKQLSEVRWRRKEPLAQAQVNGSSNASTLERQHQPEITGAACGTVEATPVEAKASVSLHTQALTTLENIISRLRDLDEGRLTPPSTPQRLPRSSPASPAASKKNKRQQSNSPIRHILNSPLLNRRQRKKQSIIESSDDEGNQTNGSGEESNNAGNGKQYRDLETFQKAQLRQKRGKIEPNGSASCANPAPVRREFVMHNKAPMWNEMSQVYQLDFGGRVTQESAKNFQIEFRGKQVMQFGRIDGNAYTLDFQYPFSALQAFAVALANVTQRLK, from the exons GACGAGGGATGGAAGCTGAACCGCACCAACTACTACCAGGAGGGATGGCTGGCCACGGGCAATGTGCGCGGCATTGTGGGCGTGACATTTACCACCTCACATTGCCGCAAGAACATGGACTATCCGTTGAGGACCAACTACAACCTGCGCGGGCATAGATCGGAT GTTATCCTGGTCAAGTGGAATGAGCCTTATCAAAAACTAGCCTCCTGCGATAGTTCGGGCATCATCTTTGTGTGGATCAAGTACGAGGGTCGCTGGTCCATCGAGCTGATCAACGATCGGAACACGCCGGTGACCCACTTCTCCTGGTCACACGATGGCCGCATGGCGCTTATCTGCTACCAGGATGGCTTCGTTCTGGTAGGATCTGTGGCTGGGCAGCGATATTGGTCCTCCATGCTCAATCTGGAGTCCACCATTACCTGCGGCATTTGGACGCCCGACGACCAGCAGGTGTACTTCGGCACCACCCAGGGTCAGGTTATCGTAATGGATGTTCACGGAGCGATGGTCTCGCAGGTTCAGCTGTCCAACGATGTGCCCATCACCTCGATGGCCTGGTCCTGCGAGAAGTTCAAGATGGAGGAGGGCGAGGAGGCGGAGCCCGGTGTAACCAATGCGG CCAAGCGCTCCTTTGTCCTGGCAGTAAGCTTCCAGAATGGATATATCTACTTGCTAAAGTCGTTTGACGACGTCTCACCCGCACATATCAACACATGCCTTAACGGCGCCCTTGGCATGGTCATGGAGTGGAGCAATTCCCGCGAGCTGCTCGCCGTCGCAGGAACGCTGCGAACCGGAGTCGACGGAACGAACACAGAGGACATGGGCACGCCCAGTTGCTACACGAATCTGGTCAAGTTCTACACGGAAACGGGCACATGTCTGTATCAGGCTCATATTCCCTGCAGCACCGCCACCGTTTCGGCCATCACCTGGGGCCACAACGACAAGCGACTGTTCATCGCCACGGGGACACAGGTTCACATCGCCTGGGTCTCCAGACGGGTGGCCTCCCTGCAGTTGCTGTGCCGCCTGGAGATCCAGGCGAGCGTCGGATCCGAgtcgctgctgcccctgctgccgttGCCTTCTAGGATTAAGTCTCTCATTGGCAATCTGTTTGCTCAAACGATAAGA TGCTGTGTACCTGACCTCAAGTCGCTGCGTGATTTTGTTTCGCGACCACCGCTCTGCTCCACACGGCTGCACTGTACCATGATCCGGCACGACGACGACTCCAATCTGAGCTCCGGCACATGCTATACGCTTTATCTGGAGTACCTGGGCGGCTTGGTGCCACTGCTCAAGGGCAAGCGCACCTCCAAGATTCGTCCTGAGTTTGTCATCTTTGATCCCCAAGTTAATG ATTCCCCCTTGTACTTTCAATACTCCGCGGAGGCCAAGAGCTCCTCGGGCTCCAGCCAGTCCACCACCACGGGGAACAGTGGGCGCACCGACTCATCGGACAGTGACTTTGAGGAGAGATCACGTTTTGGCTCCCCACGCACTCCTCGCAAGAAGCGAGTGCGTCCAAAGAGACGAAATCAAGCGGGCGATCGGCTTAGCGCTTCTGGTGGCGGGTTAAGCAACGATCCCGATAGCCTGGATGAACTGGCCTATGTGGACACACTGCCGGAG GAAGTCAAGCTGGTCGAGGTGACCTCCAACATTTGGGGAACCAAGTTCAAGATCCATGGACTTGCCAAAACCGTCCCAGCCAATTTAGGCCAAGTAACTTATAAGACGTCCCTACTGCATTTGCAGCCGCGTCAAATGACGCTGGTCATCACCGAGCTGCGCGACGATTTTCCACCTGGTCCCGATCCCAGCTTTAATCCGAACATATTCTctgaggacgaggacgagcaTCACCAGCACCAGGGAATACATCACGATGCAGTGCCGCAGGTTAATGTGATCACCACTCAGGATGGGGCTTCATTAAAGCCGCCGATAATACCGCAACGTCGCCTCCCCGATGGAGCATCTGCACCATTGATAGCGCCCATGTCACCACGTCCAAATCGAATCCTGGCGCGACACAAGAACTCTTTGACTGTGAACGGAGAACGAGGATCTGGCTCGTCGGCGGGCTTGAGTCCACTAGCGCGAGCGGAGAGCTACGATGATGATTCATCTAATGAATCCCAGGAGGCAGGAGCTGCAGGCAGCCAGTCAACCACTGTGCTTCTGCACCAGGCTCCGTCGAATGGCTCGGGTCCTGGACCCAGCTGCAGTAAGAGCATAACGCGTCCCAAGACGATCAGCAGCTTCAAAAACAGCTACAGCCGCTCCAGCTCCAATTCCAGCTGCCAGTCGCGTCACGCCATCTCGCCACTGTACTGCGATGGAGCAGTGCCCACGCTGCAGAGTCCCAAGAATGCAGTGGCTCCCTCGGACATCATCTTCGAGCGTCCAGCAGTTCCCGCCGCTGGCCAGACCACCCTGATGTCGTACTCGAGCAATGCGGACTATGCCAATAATGTGGTTCAGGTGAAGAATGCTCTAATGTCGGAGCCAGTGCGCTCGGCCAACAGTCATGTGAATCCCGTGCCGCTGAACCTCAATCTAAATCTGGAGCGAATGGATGCGCGGGTTAAGTGCACAGCGCCAACCACATCCTCGACGGCCAAGCGACGGGAAATGTTGTACATCGATGAGGAGACGCAATCGCCAACGCCCACGCCAAGTAGCAGCAGCATGAAACGAACGCCAACGGTGGTTTCAATAGCTCCCGCTTTGCCCGATTCCATCACACGCAGCTGCAGCGTGGGATATCTGGATTCGGTTGCCATCACGCCATCCGACGAAGCGCTGTCCGCTCTGCGTAAGGATGCGCCAAATAAGCGGCTGATACTGGTGGACAAGAAGAGGAATCGCCGGAAAAGGCAACAGCAGGAGGATGCCCGGCGGCACAAGCTGCAGCAAACTGGGAAGTCCAAGAGCCTGGACTCCTGCGACCTGTTGTCCCTACAGACTAAGCTGTCCAGCAAGGAGCACGAGCAGGTGGTGCGCAAGCTGCAGGAGATATCCGATAGCAGCGCCTGCAGCAGTGCGGCCAACACATTGTGCTTCAAGTGTCGCAACAACATGAGCCCCAACAGTGCCTGCAAACGGTGTCAGCCCTCGGCGAGCTCCGTCCTCGATGAGATTACAGCCGTCGTGCCCACTGTGGAGCCGGCCAAGGAGTCTCCTGCGGTGCAGGCCAAGCCAGCGCCCAAGAAACGCTTCGATGTTATCACTAGCTTCACCGACTCGCCACTTTTTACGAGGAAACATCGATTTGGAATCGGCCGCAGTAAGGAAACGGCGGGCACTGAAAACTCCACTCCACTGCTGGGCAGAAAGCAGGACAATGGCTTCAGCTTTGTGAAGCAGCTGTCCGAGGTGCGTTGGAGGCGCAAGGAACCGCTAGCCCAGGCGCAAGTTAATGGTTCTAGTAATGCCAGTACTTTAGAGCGGCAACACCAGCCGGAGATCACGGGAGCAGCTTGTGGCACAGTGGAAGCCACACCAGTGGAGGCCAAAGCTTCGGTTTCTCTGCATACTCAG GCTCTCACTACTTTGGAGAATATAATAAGCCGTCTTCGTGATCTAGACGAGGGTCGTCTGACGCCTCCTTCAACCCCACAACGACTGCCTCGAAGTTCTCCAGCGTCTCCGGCAGCCAGCAAAAAGAACAAAAGGCAGCAGAGCAACTCCCCCATTCGCCACATATTGAACTCTCCGCTTTTGAATCGGCGTCAGCGCAAAAAACAGAGTATTATCGAGAGCTCCGATGATGAGGGTAACCAGACCAATGGATCCGGTGAGGAGAGCAACAACGCGGGCAATGGCAAGCAGTATCGCGACCTGGAGACCTTCCAAAAGGCTCAACTGCGTCAGAAA CGCGGCAAGATTGAGCCGAATGGCAGTGCTAGTTGTGCCAATCCAGCGCCAGTGCGTCGTGAATTTGTGATGCACAACAAGGCGCCCATGTGGAATGAGATGAGCCAGGTGTATCAGCTGGACTTTGGCGGTCGCGTTACCCAGGAGTCTGCCAAGAACTTCCAAATCGAGTTTCGTGGCAAGCAG GTCATGCAATTCGGTCGCATTGATGGAAATGCCTACACCCTGGATTTCCAGTATCCATTCTCCGCCCTCCAGGCCTTCGCCGTGGCTCTGGCCAATGTGACACAGCGACTTAAGTAA